A part of Longimicrobiaceae bacterium genomic DNA contains:
- a CDS encoding Gfo/Idh/MocA family oxidoreductase, whose amino-acid sequence MNPTSKTPNRHAGDAVLDRRSFLRRSGAGLLGLTALDYRMLARGFGASGASAADRIVLGFIGVGGMGMSRLRGFLEQPDVDVAAVCDVDANHVEEAIAFVQERGRRLPKAFHDYRDLLNESDIDAVVVITPDHWHAIPTVHACEAGKDVFVEKPLSYSIPEGRAMADAAARYQRVTQMGNHIHNDLPNYRRVVERVKSGQLGKVTRVHLWKASNTEGRGNPPDGTPPPGLDYDFWLGVAPRRPYNPLRSHFTWRYFWDYSGGEFMDFWCHIADVAYWALDLKAPETVSAIGGRFHLDDGTETPDTMEAQLAFPGLNFVFRLHPRPLPGFEHMGHIGCVFEGTQATLVTSYDRHEVYVDGKKQEELPEPSVHIPDSPGHLREFLDGIRSRNLNTTCNVGYGHQLTKAGLLANIALRSGGSVRWDDEREAIVDNPEAQRLLRESWRLPWVL is encoded by the coding sequence ATGAACCCGACTTCCAAGACCCCGAACAGACACGCTGGAGACGCCGTCCTCGACCGGCGTAGCTTCCTCCGACGCTCCGGCGCCGGACTGCTCGGCCTGACGGCCCTCGACTACCGGATGCTGGCGCGGGGATTCGGCGCGAGCGGCGCCTCCGCGGCCGACCGCATCGTGCTGGGATTCATCGGTGTGGGCGGGATGGGGATGTCGCGCCTGCGCGGCTTCCTCGAGCAACCGGACGTGGACGTCGCCGCTGTTTGTGATGTCGACGCCAACCACGTCGAGGAGGCCATCGCTTTCGTGCAGGAGCGTGGGCGGCGGTTGCCCAAGGCCTTCCATGACTACCGCGATCTACTGAACGAGTCGGACATCGACGCCGTGGTCGTGATCACTCCCGACCACTGGCACGCCATCCCCACGGTGCACGCCTGCGAAGCGGGGAAGGACGTCTTCGTGGAGAAGCCGCTGAGCTACAGCATCCCCGAGGGGCGGGCGATGGCGGATGCCGCGGCGCGTTACCAGCGCGTGACCCAGATGGGAAACCACATCCACAACGACCTCCCCAACTATCGTCGCGTGGTGGAGCGGGTGAAGAGCGGCCAGCTCGGCAAGGTGACCCGTGTTCACCTCTGGAAGGCCTCCAACACCGAAGGTCGGGGCAATCCGCCCGACGGCACGCCACCTCCCGGGCTGGACTACGATTTCTGGCTCGGAGTCGCTCCCCGCCGGCCGTACAACCCGCTGCGCTCCCACTTTACCTGGCGCTACTTCTGGGATTATTCCGGCGGCGAGTTCATGGACTTCTGGTGCCACATCGCGGACGTGGCGTATTGGGCCCTCGATCTGAAGGCGCCGGAGACGGTCTCGGCGATCGGCGGACGGTTCCACCTCGACGACGGCACCGAGACGCCCGACACGATGGAAGCGCAGCTCGCTTTTCCCGGTCTGAATTTCGTCTTCCGCCTGCACCCCCGGCCGTTGCCTGGCTTCGAGCACATGGGCCACATCGGCTGCGTGTTCGAGGGGACCCAGGCGACGCTGGTGACCTCGTACGACCGGCACGAGGTGTACGTGGACGGGAAGAAGCAGGAGGAGCTACCCGAGCCGTCGGTGCACATTCCCGATTCTCCGGGCCACCTGCGCGAGTTCCTCGATGGCATCCGCTCGCGGAACCTGAACACCACGTGCAACGTCGGCTACGGGCATCAACTCACCAAGGCAGGCCTGCTGGCCAATATCGCGCTTCGCAGCGGCGGGTCGGTTCGCTGGGACGACGAGAGGGAGGCCATCGTGGACAATCCGGAGGCGCAGCGGCTGCTGCGCGAGTCCTGGCGCCTGCCGTGGGTGTTGTGA
- a CDS encoding VOC family protein produces MLAVRSAPAAVAWYKRALGATELWNLGSVAGLEIGGARFFVGEPAANGWESPEALGTTTLRVEVFCDDPDAFIRRAVEAGANGDFDPIRDHLAPWGTHRQGGFLDPFGHIWFVGDRSPLQRFAQ; encoded by the coding sequence ATGCTTGCAGTGCGGAGCGCGCCGGCCGCGGTCGCCTGGTACAAACGCGCCCTGGGCGCGACCGAGTTGTGGAACCTGGGCTCTGTGGCGGGGCTGGAGATCGGCGGTGCCCGCTTCTTTGTCGGGGAACCGGCTGCGAACGGATGGGAGAGTCCTGAGGCTCTGGGGACGACCACCTTGCGAGTAGAGGTCTTCTGCGACGATCCCGACGCATTCATCAGGCGGGCCGTGGAGGCGGGTGCCAACGGAGATTTCGACCCCATCCGCGATCACCTGGCCCCCTGGGGAACTCACCGTCAGGGCGGATTCCTGGACCCCTTCGGACATATCTGGTTCGTGGGGGACAGGTCACCTCTGCAGCGGTTTGCGCAGTAG
- a CDS encoding VOC family protein has translation MKLNHLNLAVTDVRAASEFLEKYLGMRRVGGNAGMAFLTDAPDRWGFVLTLMKARQVDYPGNFHVGFFVESAENVDDINRRLREDGFEAPLPEDTGHSYGFYMKAPGGFTVEIGA, from the coding sequence ATGAAGCTCAACCACCTCAACCTGGCGGTCACCGACGTTCGCGCCGCGAGCGAGTTCCTGGAGAAATACCTGGGGATGCGTCGTGTCGGCGGGAACGCGGGCATGGCGTTCCTGACCGATGCGCCGGACCGATGGGGGTTCGTCCTGACCCTGATGAAAGCGCGCCAGGTCGATTACCCGGGCAACTTCCACGTCGGGTTCTTCGTGGAAAGCGCCGAGAATGTGGACGACATCAACCGTCGACTCAGAGAGGACGGCTTCGAAGCTCCCCTCCCGGAGGATACGGGGCACAGCTACGGCTTCTATATGAAGGCGCCCGGAGGATTCACGGTTGAGATAGGGGCGTGA
- a CDS encoding GNAT family N-acetyltransferase yields MPSPADAPALAAYGADPVLLEGIWVSGSPPLGDPYAWACARIDEFLAGWCPPGGPHGATLAIRERGRLVGFVYMSRREGCELELAYGIAPPERGKGLATRAALLATSWALEEGDFDRVLLYVDEDHSAGHRVAAKAGFRQIERVVNRIEQTGETFVQVVYVRTRKGDDPDST; encoded by the coding sequence ATGCCGTCTCCGGCCGATGCTCCGGCGCTGGCCGCGTACGGTGCTGATCCGGTGCTTCTGGAGGGCATCTGGGTCTCCGGATCGCCGCCCCTTGGAGACCCGTATGCCTGGGCTTGCGCGCGCATCGATGAGTTTCTGGCGGGATGGTGTCCGCCGGGCGGACCGCACGGCGCCACGCTGGCGATCCGGGAGCGCGGCCGTCTGGTCGGCTTCGTTTATATGTCGCGACGCGAGGGTTGCGAGCTCGAGCTCGCTTATGGAATCGCGCCGCCGGAGCGGGGGAAGGGGTTGGCAACCAGAGCGGCCCTCCTGGCGACCTCCTGGGCACTGGAAGAGGGCGACTTTGATCGCGTTCTCCTGTACGTAGACGAAGATCACTCGGCCGGACACCGAGTAGCCGCAAAGGCTGGGTTTCGTCAGATCGAGCGTGTCGTCAACCGCATCGAACAGACCGGTGAAACCTTCGTCCAGGTCGTGTACGTCAGAACGAGAAAGGGCGACGACCCTGATTCGACCTGA
- a CDS encoding nuclear transport factor 2 family protein: MSPKDLVSDYLARVRAKEGWESLLSDELRFTNFTHPVKRVAGKQGSIEGIRRFYSMVTALEVERIIADGKHVCALTRYELQPPGGPAFESHVAEVFEVEDGKITSLGIYFDSAPYPKPPTTTS, encoded by the coding sequence TTGTCACCGAAAGACCTGGTTTCCGATTATCTCGCCCGCGTTCGGGCGAAGGAAGGATGGGAGAGCCTCCTCTCCGACGAGTTGCGGTTTACGAATTTTACTCACCCGGTGAAGCGCGTGGCCGGGAAGCAGGGGAGCATTGAAGGAATCCGGCGCTTCTACTCGATGGTGACGGCGCTGGAGGTCGAGCGCATCATTGCGGACGGCAAGCATGTCTGCGCGCTAACTCGCTACGAGCTGCAGCCGCCCGGTGGCCCGGCATTCGAAAGCCACGTTGCGGAAGTGTTCGAGGTGGAGGACGGGAAGATCACCTCGCTCGGCATCTATTTCGACAGCGCGCCGTACCCGAAGCCTCCGACCACCACCAGCTGA
- a CDS encoding DoxX family protein yields the protein MKPIRITHSTDETSPMNIALWILQLLLAAAFAAHGWMLVAPPPELLPIINESLGVAFRLFLGVAEIAGAIGLLLPAATRKMPWLTPLAAACLAFVVASATVLHLSRGENSSAVTTVILFLLAAFVAYGRWRLRPIQARNVSRSAADAFVG from the coding sequence GTGAAACCGATCAGAATCACCCACTCTACGGACGAGACCTCGCCGATGAACATCGCGCTCTGGATCCTGCAGCTGCTCCTTGCCGCGGCCTTCGCGGCGCACGGTTGGATGCTGGTTGCTCCCCCACCGGAGCTTCTTCCCATCATCAACGAGTCGCTCGGCGTGGCGTTCCGACTCTTCCTCGGGGTGGCGGAGATCGCCGGTGCAATCGGCCTCCTCCTGCCCGCGGCTACGCGGAAGATGCCGTGGCTGACCCCGCTGGCTGCCGCTTGTCTCGCCTTCGTCGTCGCCAGTGCTACCGTACTGCACCTCTCGAGAGGCGAGAACAGCTCGGCGGTCACAACCGTGATCCTCTTCCTCCTGGCCGCGTTCGTGGCGTACGGTCGGTGGCGCCTGCGGCCGATCCAGGCGAGAAACGTCAGCCGCTCCGCGGCGGATGCCTTCGTAGGCTAG
- a CDS encoding dihydrofolate reductase family protein, which produces MSTIVVQAFVTLDGVVQGVGAPDEDREGGFEHGGWGMDYDAQMDERGEVGELIGEWERGTEALLLGRKTYEIFARSWGVWDENAEGLQGELTRRYNRIPKHVASRTLTELGWRNSHLLGADLPTEVQKLRAAPGGEIRVWGSTGLIRTLAAHDLVDEYRIVVYPLVLGSGKKLFSDGFAPTRLALVQSRPLQSGVLVNTYRRTEAGGA; this is translated from the coding sequence GTGAGCACGATCGTGGTGCAGGCGTTCGTCACCCTCGACGGCGTGGTGCAGGGTGTCGGTGCGCCCGATGAAGACCGCGAAGGCGGGTTCGAGCACGGTGGTTGGGGGATGGATTACGACGCGCAGATGGACGAGCGCGGCGAGGTCGGAGAGCTGATCGGGGAATGGGAGCGCGGGACCGAGGCACTGCTGCTCGGCCGCAAGACGTACGAGATCTTCGCCCGCTCCTGGGGCGTGTGGGACGAGAATGCGGAAGGCCTGCAGGGCGAGCTGACCCGAAGGTACAACCGGATCCCCAAGCACGTTGCGTCGCGCACGCTGACGGAGCTAGGCTGGCGGAACTCGCACCTTCTGGGCGCCGACCTCCCGACTGAGGTGCAGAAGCTGCGGGCGGCACCCGGCGGAGAGATCCGCGTGTGGGGGAGCACCGGGCTGATCCGGACGCTGGCGGCGCACGACCTGGTGGACGAGTACCGGATCGTCGTCTACCCGCTCGTGCTGGGTAGCGGGAAGAAGCTCTTCTCCGATGGCTTCGCGCCCACTAGGCTCGCCCTGGTCCAGAGCCGTCCTCTGCAATCCGGGGTCCTGGTGAACACCTACCGCCGCACTGAGGCGGGTGGGGCGTGA
- a CDS encoding dihydrofolate reductase family protein, giving the protein MTRVRVHNFSISLDGYGAGPRQTREEPLGVGGEELHEWFFPTRTFRQMGGKSDGTKGVDDEFASRFGKGVGAYIMGRNMFGPIRGSWPDETWRGWWGKNPPYHVPVFVLTHHERAPAEMEGGTVFHFVTGGIHEAMDRAREAAKEKDIQIGGGVSTIRQYLEARLIDELHIAIAPRLLGSGEHLFYGLDLLELGYECTTHVPTEAATHIVLTKRQ; this is encoded by the coding sequence ATGACTCGTGTACGCGTGCACAACTTCAGCATCTCCCTGGACGGGTACGGAGCCGGCCCGCGCCAGACGCGGGAGGAACCCCTCGGCGTCGGCGGAGAAGAGCTGCACGAATGGTTTTTCCCGACGCGCACCTTCCGGCAAATGGGAGGGAAGAGCGACGGCACCAAGGGCGTTGACGACGAATTCGCGTCGAGATTCGGGAAGGGTGTGGGTGCCTATATCATGGGGCGCAACATGTTCGGGCCAATCCGTGGCTCGTGGCCCGATGAAACCTGGCGCGGGTGGTGGGGGAAGAACCCTCCGTACCACGTCCCCGTGTTTGTGCTGACGCACCATGAGCGCGCGCCAGCCGAGATGGAGGGCGGTACCGTCTTCCATTTCGTGACGGGCGGAATCCACGAGGCGATGGACCGGGCCAGGGAGGCCGCGAAGGAGAAGGATATTCAGATCGGAGGGGGCGTTTCGACGATCCGCCAGTACCTGGAGGCGAGGCTCATCGACGAGTTGCACATTGCGATCGCCCCGCGATTGCTGGGCTCGGGAGAGCACCTGTTCTATGGCCTCGACCTCCTGGAGCTGGGCTATGAGTGCACGACGCACGTGCCGACGGAGGCAGCGACGCATATCGTGCTGACGAAACGTCAGTGA